ATTTGTATATAAACTCATGCTCCTTTTCATTTGAGGCATgcatttttttaacaaaacacaaaaacCTTATCCTATAGAGGAATAAGATTGAACTAAATAGGTATATATGTTGAAAGTTACCACTTCCATTGATTAGTAGAAGAGGTGTGAAGCAAAGGATACAAGTACCCTCATGCGCACGCATCTGTTGTGGCCAAGAGTTTGTATTTTTTGGTAGTTCATATCGATGGTTGGTTATGTTGGTACCGTTAGACCTACATGCCCATGTAACAAGATACTACAAAACCTAATGGAGTTTGATTCTAAAGGGTTACACATCGAGCAATAACAATTATTCAATGTGACTAAAATGTGTGTGTAATTACTTAGAGATATAATTTTCACAAATAATCCGTGATAGTATTTTATAGAGCAATTATAATTgagaaataatagtaaaggaggAAGGTTGATCGGCCTTTGGGTTTTTCGTGGGTTGCGATCAAGGGCAAGCAGGGAACGAAAAATAGATTTTGTGGCAATTTCAGGAATCAAGGATGGCACCAAGTTATTGCAACGTTGTGGATGGTTCGATTAAAGATCACAATGACTGATTGTGTTAGTTAAAGTGGTGTTGCGACTCGACACTAGTCCACAAATTTAATCACCCATGATGGAACTTTATCTCGAAACTTGGTTATTCACCAAGTCTCAAGTTCAAGCAAACGTACAATTTGAATGTGAATTAAGTTTTGCAAGATTTCTAACACACCATCTCATGTTAGTAGAACTCAATATTGTATTGTAACTTAAGGTTGCATTAAAGTATTCTAAATGGAGTTATAACAAACATTGTGTTGGACTATTTTAGTTACTATAATATTCTTGATAATGTCCACACGTTTGAATGTGGAAGTGAGGTCGCTTCCTATGAGCTAATGCCTAATGGTTTGGCGCTAGCACATTCTGAGAAACCAATTTAAGACCCCTAGTCAATTAATGGTTGGCTTATAATGATTGAATTAATGAGTGAAAGAATGGCGTGAGGTGTTTCCGTTGAACATATACAGGAAGATGGTTTTTTCACTATTGTTCAACCATTATTACCCAGCTTAGGTTTGAGCACTTTCACAATGTAAAGGTTCAAGGTGAAATATTTCACCTTTGTTTACACATAATATCATGGGAAATTGAAATACTAGTTAGGTCTTTTCATGTTTATATTTTCAAAACTTCTAAGTCTATTTTGAAAATGGTGAGAGTTTATTGGAAATAATTTTCAAAAAGACAAAAACAAATATTTGTTTTGGAGTTTTAGGAGTGAATTAATGCATGTTGGTAGAGGAAGGAAGAATAACAAAGTAAGTGGAAACAAGAACAAATGAGGAGTCAGTCTAGGGCTTAGAATGTTGTAACCTGCTAAAACTGCAAAGGGTTTAACATTTCAAGAATCAATGTCATAAGAAAGAATTTAACATTGCAAAATACCACAAAAAAGATGATGCTTTAATTTGTAGTGTGGAATCCTGAGTTATGGATTTTGGTGCTTCTTTTCACGCTACCCATAGCAGGAAGAATTGCAGATTTAAAGGAAGGTGATTTTGGTAAGGTAAGGCCGGTTACCAATGATGTTCTTGATGTTAGGGACATCGGTGATATTGATTTAGTAACTTTAGCGAGTTCATGGACTTTCAAGGATGCTAGGGTGATTCGAAGCTTAAAGAAACGGTTTATTTCGTTGGCATTTGGATGAACAGGCTCATGAGGTAAAATTCAGGAACATGTAGTGGAAAGTTAGTAAGGGAAATCTTGTCATAGCTTGAGGAAGAAAGAGGTTCACTTTATATATTTTTACTGTTTAAGGGAGAGACCATCCTAATTTAGAAGAACACCCAAGTTTGGTTCACAAAGTCTACTTGGTAGAAGAAGGTTTGTTTTGTAGGAGATAAATCCAGAGTCACATGTCAGACTCAGGTTGAACGTGCTAGGATAGGTTCAGAGAAACTAGTTAGGGCTTTTAATGGCAGTGGGAGCATTGGTAGTCAGCCAGCCGGAGCTTTAGCCTTACTAGACAGTGGGTTAAAAGAACCAGTATTCCAACGGTCAAAGTCTGTCCAGAGGAATACCTGCTACATATGAAGAGTGTTGATTATTCTCAGGATGCTCTAGTATTTAACAATTTGTGTTAGTGAGAGCGGTAAGGATTGTCGACTGGTCAAGGGCAGTTTTGATGTGCTGGAGCTTAGGGAGGACGATTATAATAGGTTCACGTGTTTAAAGTAGAAGGCAATTTGAAGATTATCAAACCTCCAAGTGAGAAATTGTTGGGTTTTATTTTCGAGGCTAGATTGGTTTGGATAAGGTTGGTCCATTTTAATTGATTTTAGCCATTTAGTAGTTTCTTGAGGAATAAGTTGAAAACCTTAACATGTAATCGATATATACATTACCCTTCTACTTGTAATTTCTCACGAGTGAggcaaaaaacaataataaaagtaTTCTGACTGTAGCCCGTGAACGTAGGTCACATCGACCGAACAACGTAAGTCTCGTGTGTTcatctgtttttttattttctctTGCAGTTACATTTGTGCTTGTGTGTGTGAATCAATACCCGAATCCCTAACAGACACAAGATACGTTGAGTGTTGCAAGAAGAAAACGCATCTTTTTTTGTCAACACCACCATCAAAGAGTTCTAGCTTCACTCTGTCGCAAGACATTTGTTGCGGATTCTTTTTGTTGTGTTTGCTAAATTGCTTAAAACTGTTATTTCAAGGTTATTGAAATCAGGCTACTACTAGTTATTTTATGGTGAGGAATTTATGTCCTTAAAGCAATTTTATTTCCTTGGGCTTTTTTTACTTGTTATGTGTGTTCGGCAAATTGCCTCTCAAAATACAACGAAGCAATGTATCTAGAGTGTTAAGAAACTATTGTACTATTATATAATGTTGACCAAGTCAGACTTGACTCAGCAAACGTAATGGACTGGGTAAAAGGGATGTTTAAGTGATGGGTAGTTAACCCATTAGCTAATCGTGGGAGTGTTTTCCTTATTTTCAGTACTTgcaatttctttttttttaataaagctAGAGATAGGCAGTAGAAGCTAAGAGAGTAGCCTTGAAGTTTGTTTCAGTTTTTTCCTTTCTGCAAGTTTTGTTTGTTTCGAAGTTCCTTTCAGTTTATCAATATAAACCTAGAAAATTGCCCCAAAAGTTTGTTTATTATTTTCCTGTTTTACATTGCTGTGACATTTTGAATACCAACACTTGGTATGAGAGCACTGATGGGTGTTGAAGACCTTGGAGACCCGAGTCAACATTAAGGGGGAAAGTATTATATAATGTTGACCAAGTCAGACTTAACTCAGCAAACGTAATGGACCGGGTAAAAGGGATGTTTAAGTGATGGGTAGTTAACCCATTAGCTAATCGTGGGAGTGTTTTCCTTGTTTCACATTCCGAAGCGTAGTGACcggtttgatcacatttgaaacacttTATGTGTTTCTTGTCTTTTGGTTTCCTGTAGGTGTTTTGAGTCTCCTGGTGTGAACCGCCACCCCAGCGTCCACCTCTTCCTCTACTCGAGCCTCTACCCCTACCACCATTTCTTCCTCCTCTATCACCGTTCCAACCTCGGCCACGACCTCCTGTCAAATGAGTTTTTCCCGGTGATTTCTGATTCATATGAAAATCAGACTTGGTGAGTAGCAACCCACTTTCACAACCGGCAGTCCGGCACCCCCTTGCCTTAACTTCAACCTGTCCTCATACGCTTTCAACCACCCAACGGCCTCTTCAAACGGTATCGTCTCCACATCCGAATATTGCTCCATAGAGGCAACAAGTTAAAGATACATATCTGGGACCCCATCCAGCAACTTTCTCACCAATTTTTCATCTTCAAGTGTAGAACCGACACTGTTATACTTCGAAGCCAACCCACTCAATCTTCCCGCGAACTCGTCAATCGACTCACCAtctttcatcttcatcttttcaaacTCACTTGTAAGAGTATGTAACCGTGCCTTTTGCACGCGAGCGGCACCAACATATCTCGTCTTCAACGATTCCCAGATCTCCTTAGCCGTCTTTTTCTTTGCCACCTGCAACAAGACGTCCTCCGGAATCGCTTGAAAGATAAATGCTCTTGCAGTTTTGTTCTTCTTCTCGTCGACTGCAATTCCGTCTACCGGTTCGACAGATTCCCATAAACCTTGAGCATCCATCACAGCCTCCATCTTGATGGCCCATGTGGTATAATTCGTCGCGGTTAGAGTCGGGATTTGAAGTGACACGGAACTGACATCTTTCGGCGGTGTTGAGTCTGAAGCAACGACTGACATTTTGTTGAATTTGGGATATGGGGACATAGAGTTTGATGAGAAGAAGAAGTGGGCTTGGAAGGAGACCATAATTAGGGAGCCCACATCTCACTCAAACTGGGCTAATGTACTTGTGCAAGAGACAAATGGGCCTACCCAATCAGCTCAATCTCAATTGAGTGGTGGAGAAAGGAGTCAAAATCCCTTGACTCCAGCTAACTCTATTTTATCTCCTTCTTTATTTGGTTCAGCAAGTACACAACAAGAAATGGGGAATTCAACCAATTCGGTATCGATCTCATCAGAAAATTCCAGTTCTGGTGGTTTGATTTCAAACTCAACGTATGATGACACTCCACATCAACGTATGATGTTTACGAGAGAACAGAGCCAATCGAAGCAGATGAATTGTTGTTGGTTAATAATGAACCAACGACCTATATTGAAGCAACAAATTATAATGATTGGAGGGAGGCGATGAAATCTGAGGTAAGATCAATTGAAAAAAACCAAACATGGTTGTTGGTTGACCTACCTGTAGGTCACAAAGCCATAGGCTTGAAGTGGGTTTATAAGTTGAAGAAAGATGCAAGTGGACAGGTCACAAAGTGTAAGGCTCGTCTAGTTGCAAAGGGGTATGTGCAACGGAGGGGGATCGATTTCGATGAAGTGTTTGCGCCGGTGGCGAGATTGGAGACGATAAGATTTTTATTGGCGTTAGCTGCAAAAGAAGGGTGGTTTGTACATCACCTCGATGTCAAATCTGCCTTTCTAAATGGCGAATTAGCAGAGGAAGTTTACTTCACACAACCAGAGGGTTTTATTGTGAAAGGAGGGGAGCAAAAGGTGTACAAGCTCAAGAAAGCACTGTATGGGCTTAGACAAGCTTCGAGGGCATGGAATGCACGGCTCGACAAAGCTCTAAAGGATCTAGGTTTTAGCAAGTGTGCTCAGGAACAAGCCATGTATAAAAGTAAGCAATCCAATTCTTTACTCATTGTTGGTGTTTATGTAGATGACTTGATTGTGACTGGGTCATGTGAGAAGATGATTCAAAACTTTAAAGATCATATGATGAAGGTGTTTAAGATGACCGATTTGGGACTGTTGTCCTATTATCTTTGCATCGAAGTAGAGCAAAAGAAAGAAGGGATCACTCTGAAACAGTCCGGTTATGCGAAAAAAATATTAAAGTCAGCTGGCATGTTCGATTGCAATCCATCAAAGTGGCCGATGGAACCGAAAGTAAAGTTCACAAAGGACGAGTGTGGCGAAGATGTAAACCCAACGGAGTACCGTCGTCTTATTGGTAGTCTCCGCTATTTGATTCACACACAACCCATTTGGGTTATTCAACTGGGGTTCTAAGCAGGTTCATGGAAAGACCAAAACAAAGTCATTTTTCAGCACTGAAGCAGGTGTTAAGGTATGTTAAAGGGTCTATTGATTATGGTCTGCAATACCGGAAGGGTGGTAAAGGAGAATTATTGGGTTATAGCGATAGTAGCCAGGGGTTAAATGTCGAAGACGGAAGAGCAACCACAGGTATTGTGTTTTATTTCTCTAACAATCTGATCAAATTGGCTTCACAGAAACAGCAAATTGTAGCTTTGAGCTCTTGTGAAGCTGAATTTATGGCAGCAACATCAGCTGCGTGCCAAGCCTTGTGGTTACGAAATCTGATTTGTGATTTAACTCGTGAAAAGGCTCAACAAGTGAAATTGTTGGTGGATAATGAGTCAGCTATAGCCTTGATGAGGAACCCTGTATTTCACGGCCGAAGTAAACATATTGACACCAAATATCATTTCATACGGGAATGTATAGAGCGTGGCAAGATTCAAGTGCAATATGTTAGTGGGGAGCTGCAGAAAGCTGATATCTTGACTAAAGCGCTGCCACGAATAAAGTTTGGGGAAATGAGAGCACtgatgtgtgacaaccctcacaattacaggtatccgtacaattaattaatatttaatttgtgcttaataactgtgcttgattacaactgtgattaaactgctttctgatttcttttacatacatacatatgcatcacatttcatactgtcactccatttattacacacaaactttagtgacgaacttgatgcacaaagcacagttagcacagtgagtggataacccagaaaacatgctgacaatgccagcacctagacagacaatgtttttgaggccagtatgagccagagacaaggtactacactagtagggagtgtagggaggtgaggaccataaaactgcgtcactaagtgatagttatagtgccaggaagtgcctaaaacacacactaaatgcagaattctgcacttaataacaaaattcagcatttaactatgctagtaatgtgcaaaaactttacaaaatggtcctgtatactttccaaagtgtcgggaattaaaagtgtcataaaaagtattataaaagacaccttacggattaattaagcactttacgGGACAGTATCAAACCAAACAACTGGACATTagccggaacacaaaaatattgtcaaacacattttttttatttttctaagctagttatggtacctgaacaccctaacacactatatattgcATAACATACCATAAGACACTAACTAATCACTTGATTTCCAACTGAATCACTAACTAATAGTTGAAACCATGGTTTCAAGGGTGTACCCCACCCTTGATTTTCCTccatttgtttattatatatgcAATGTACTTAGGGGACATTTTAACTAACGGGTAATTAAGTGTTGGAAAGATTATAAATTTAACCACAAGACCATCACATTCTCATAATCATCTTCATCAACAACAAACTTCTCTCCTCTCCTTCTTCCTTGTTTCGGCCGACCCCAAgcacaaccaccatcaccatcattcaAGCTCTTTCATCCAATCCACAAGCATACATAGGTGTTAAAGTGCAAACAACtaagctcggtgtgttcggaagctcaaggacctctcttatcttcttttaaccaccacatttaatcacttgaactcccctagccttgagctgGTGGTAAGTCTCTTGAATCTTCATCCACTTCAtgtttttgatggttaatagttaaAGTATGATGAAATCTCAAGAAACACTAAAGAccataaacaaagtcttgaacataaactaacttgGTGATGAAGTAGTGTTGAAATGACTAAGAAATCATGATATTCATGTGTTGTGATGCTTGTTGGTTATTGTTTACTCATGTAGTTGATATGGATCATCTTATGGTCTTGCTagatgatgtgcgtgaagtgtgttatgttttaggtatatattttaagccctttttacactttttagccaagttttaaatttataaaacacgatatttacaaacaataaacacacatataggcaagtgcacccatcgtggatgtagtatagtgttggtaagataccgaggtcgtccaaggacacaagagcttttagtaccgatttatcctcaacgtctaatcaatcaaaatgttagaaaaaggtttttaaactaagaaaataaaactaactaaaatgctgaaaaagaaaataaaataaaaaaacagatagacaagatgaatcacttggatccgactcgtgtgtagtgtaacctttgattattttcgcacttttgcacttatttaagagattatcttagttattgtagtaggcccctcttttgaagacgacgttaccctcaacccagtagtttgagtcagcaaggatacaatcctaaagggtcagattattgaaagataattaattaagttattaatacataatgtggtaggcccctcttttgaaggcgagttactctcagctaagtagtctgagtcagcagggatacagtcctaagtagctgggttaaagtttaaatagtagtttaacttatgaggggatcaaagagtttggacccccgccatccaatacctttgggtattgaaggaggtcctactaaatttgatccaggtcctttgcagcatctatacactgaacaatggcaagactcttgccaaaccgttcccttaacccccgaccaggtagccaacatacctccatatagaccgtggagatatgaatggtgaaaatcttttattttatatacacagtaaaataatgccaagacaccacggacaaacgataaggaagaatcaccttcaacataagaaactagtaattaaagtcattaatacaaaactaattaaaaagtgcaaaagattaaaaataaaaggtattacactaaacacttgtcttcaccaagtgatgtaaaagacttaggcaaacatggcctttgattgtcaagaactcttacgatcaatcttggatcccgagacgactcacacactctatgatggacaatggatgatggtggtgaatgatgatgttatggtggtggtgggtggtgggtgaagtgtgagagaggtggtgtgccaagggatgagttgcaagagctccaaacactcctatttataggctgaacagaagctcgggcacggccccgtgtccatccgaatctctctcttcatttattgtaattcgcaattacaataaatgcgcctgcaggaagttgaccacgcccccgtgttcgctgggcacggccccgtggtgggcaaaagaagcttctatgggtttgtcttttctgctgactcTTGGGctcggccccgtgctcgctgagcacggggcgtgttcagtcttctgtcttctttgttttgcttgggaagatgctgtcgggagttcgggcatgccacttttgttccttttcttgtatttatgttagacttagctatctttttgcttcttttgttaatttgagctcatttaatcctgaaaatacaaaaggaagacaaaagaatactttttccaacattagtactaaaaaagggttagttttatgccacaattgatgtaatttatatgttgcattttgtgcacatcaaatacccccacacttgaatctttgcttgtcctcaagcaaaactctttataatgtggctttttcactcccaaatggaatgggtagaagagaaagtttttgggcttgtcatagagtctcaggatttccaagattctttatttaggttttatttttatttatttacaatcctattcgtcatgatttattaaaaacgtttcataagacaaattacttattaaggcataacatacctttttaaaattccatttatatacaagttcacatacctcacggggaatcactcaacactcggccgaaggtgtatctttagtgaatcactcgagagcggcatggaacttactcctaccataagcttgccaagcaatcaatcctcctcctttttaactatatacctttgtaaatatcaagaggacttttgggtgaagggttaggcttgggctaaaggtgggtggttgggttagtggttagaaaAAGGGCAaaaagcgtaacaaacgtcggtttattgaaagactttttatttttcacatttttatttattttgatgtaccatttgtttcaaacaaagttattttgatgaacttgtttgtttatttggtttcatcaaaatatatatatatatatatatatatatatatatttttgttaaggaaagtcattagaaaaccgaacgttgttactaaaagaaaagggtaaaaataaaaaggtttaggtgggtaaaaagggtgattgttttgggttaagaaatgaaaaggtttaggctcaaaggggttaactagggggattttgggtaggtggtaaagaaaatgaaaaataatggtgtagaaagaaaaagggttagtcctaatgcctccatcatttacttactcgggtttaagttggtaaggaccgggaatgtattgtcgtggcaagttctagagtcgtacgaaccaagcagCTATTCatacaagaaacgaaaaatgagcatttagtgtaaagatatgtatttgtatgctcgataaaggctcaaaactcacttttgtgggaaagggtttttttatgtgatcaagtatatataatcaaattttaactaagtttgtcatgccgtttcataattttcttatgttggttctttttatcatgacgctattggttgtaaacttgtaaaaatataaccttgttagaacttgaattcccaacttaaacttagacaagtaaaaaaaatgaaaatttttgaaaaaatttggggtgattagcggttccaatagagttttgtgtaagacttgttattaggacttgcaagattccaggttttagcaccccccccccctacacacttaaattacacattgtccttaatgtgtcccaaaaataagtttttaggttgattgaatgtgtaaaatggtgttaaaagcaaaattttatgttactggcgtcctgggcacggccccgtgtcggatggacacgaccccgtgttcaactgccagtaacgaaaacttacagaagatggacacgggggcgtgttggctgggcacgaccccgtgtctggcaaaaatctgctgaatttaaacaaacagcaggtctgggaggtgggcacgggggcatgtcgggcggacacgaccccgtgtggacagtctgcaaggttgaaaaacaggtttcttcctCCGATTTTCCTGCcccggctttagtagtactaatgtttagcacttctaagcctcgtatgtacctgtttcatcaataaataccacaccaaacaataccaaacgtcctagATTACCACGTTTAGCATCCAAACCATCAAGGTAaagataaaaacaaaagcagaaaataaaaataagttaggaaaagtaaattgttcaacacttcggcacgcaggccggaaattgttcgatagaaaggGAATTTAACCTGAAGGATCACCAACCATCCGCTCCAACTCCTgctccacccgcctagtccatgtcttcatcactgtcatcacctcctcccccatgccccgccatatactcccg
The sequence above is drawn from the Helianthus annuus cultivar XRQ/B chromosome 12, HanXRQr2.0-SUNRISE, whole genome shotgun sequence genome and encodes:
- the LOC118485053 gene encoding secreted RxLR effector protein 161-like, which translates into the protein MERPKQSHFSALKQVLRYVKGSIDYGLQYRKGGKGELLGYSDSSQGLNVEDGRATTGIVFYFSNNLIKLASQKQQIVALSSCEAEFMAATSAACQALWLRNLICDLTREKAQQVKLLVDNESAIALMRNPVFHGRSKHIDTKYHFIRECIERGKIQVQYVSGELQKADILTKALPRIKFGEMRALI